The genomic region GAGGGTCTGGCTTACCTCACCGAAGAGAAACTTCTCCATATTGGTGTTTATATCATCGACTATCTCGTTAAATCTATGCAGCATCCAGCGCGAAGCCGGGCTGATCTTTTCGCTGTCTTCCGGCAGGCTCTTCGGCGTATCCTCCTCCAGATTCATCAGCATAAAACGGGAGGCGTTCCAGATCTTGTTGGCAAAGTTGCGGCTGGCCTCCAGCCTTTCCTCGCGAAATCTGCGGTCATTGCCGGGGGTGGAGCCGGTTATGAGCATGAAGCGAAGCGTATCGGCACCATAGTCTTCTATAACATCGAGAGGATCTATGCCGGTTCCCAGCGATTTGCTCATCTTACGGCCATCGCTGGCCAGTATTAAACCGTGGACATAAACATTGGAAAAAGGAGGTTCATCCATATTATATATGCCTGTGAAGATCATCCGGGCGACCCAGAAGAAAATTATATCGCGGCCGGTTACCAGCACCTCGGTCGGATAAAAATACTCCAGGTCTTCTGTTTCCCCGGGCCAGCCCAGCGTGGAAAAGGGCCAGAGTCCGGAGCTGAACCAGGTATCGAGCACATCCTCTTCCTGTTCAAGATTTTCGCTACCGCATTCACTGCAGTTTTCCGGCTCTTCTCGGGCGACATTTTCCGCCCCGCAGTCCTGACAGTACCAGACGGGGATGCGGTGTCCCCACCAGAGCTGACGGGAGATACACCAATCCTCGATGTTCTCCATCCAGTTCATATAAACCCGTTCAAATCTCTCGGGAACGAAGTTTACCTCTCCTTCTTTAACCGCTTCAATGGCCGGCTCGGCCAGAGGTTCCATCTCGACAAACCACTGTTTGGAGATCATCGGTTCCACAATCTCATCACAGCGATAACAGTGGCCGACGGCATGTTCGTGATCTTCCACTTTCTCCAGAAGATCGGCCTCTTTTAAATCTTCAATAACCTGTTCTCGACACTCCTGGCGGCTTAACCCGACATATTCACCCGCTTCGGCGCTCATAAAACCCTGATAATCGATGACCTGAATTTTTTCCAGGTCGTGACGCTCACCTATTTCAAAATCATTGGGGTCGTGAGCCGGGGTCACTTTGACCATGCCCGTACCAAAATCGCTGTCCACGAATTCATCCTTTATTATAGGGATCGGCCTCTCCATCAGCGGCAAAATCACCGTTTTACCTGTATGCTGCTGATATCTCTCATCATCGGGATCGACAGCCACAGCAGTATCTCCCAGCATGGTCTCGGGCCGGGTGGTGGCCACTGTTATATAACCGGAATCATCCGCGAAAGGATACCGTATATAATAAAGTTTGCCGGTCTCTTCCTCGTGTTCTACCTCCAGATCGGAGAGGGAGGTTTCACAGTCAGGACACCAGTTGACTATGTAATCCCCCCGATATATAAGACCGTCCTCATAAAGCCTGACAAAAGCTTCCCTTACAGCTTTAGAACATCCTTCATCCAGGGTGAATCTTTCTCTGGTCCAATCACAGGAGGCGCCCAGTTTCCGGATCTGATCGGTTATTTTGCCCCCGTACTCTTCCGTCCAGTCCCAGGCTTTATCCAGGAATTTTTCCCGGCCGATCTGCTCTTTGCTCAGTCCCTCTTCTCTTATCTGTTCGACCACCTTGACCTCGGTGGCTATGCTGGCATGATCCGTTCCCGGCAGCCAGAGCGTATTATATCCCTGCATCCGCCGCCAGCGGATGATAATATCCTGAAGCGTGCTGTCCAGTGCATGCCCCAGATGCAGCTCGCCTGTGACATTGGGAGGAGGCATCATGATCGTAAATGGGGTCTTATCTTCATCAGCTTCCGGCGTGAAATAACCCTCCTTCTCCCAGAATTCGTACCATTTCTCTTCTACCTGATGGGGATTATAAGTTTTGGGCAGCTGTTCGCTCAATTTAATATCACTCCCTGTTTGGTCTATAATTTTTATCCAAAAAAGAAAATCCCTCTCATCCGTTCAGGACGAGAAGGATTATCGCGTTACCACCCGAAATTTCAGCCCGGAGCTAAACCTGCCGGACCGACACTCAATCTCGATAACGGCATAGCTGCCGACCATCGCTAATCTATTCCTTTAATTATCACTCGAAATTTTCACGATGGCAGTTCCAGGACGACTTGACTCTATCCCGGGAGCCGAAAGACCTTGCAGCCGCGGGTCTTTCTCTCTTCTGAAAATAATCCATCTTCCCGGGGACAGAGCTACTGCTTCCCATTACCACTTTTAGATTTAATTTTCTATTTTCAGCGAATCAGCTATACTCTGTACTTCACCGTAATAGTCATCAAAAAGCTGCTCCACAGCAGTATAGGTCAGAGTTATGGCCTGCTCATCGTTTTCCACGATCATCCATTCCTGCCAGACCAGAGATTCATCATCATTCATCTGACCTCTGTATCTCACCTTGATACCAGCTTCACCTGCCAGCTCAACATTTTCCCTGGCTATCAACTCAAAATCATCTATCCGGCTCTCAACATCTTTTATTATTATATCAGCATATTCCTCAGCTGTAAACTCAGCCGCAAGCCTCTCCACAGCCACATTAACACTGGCAGTGTGGCGGTAGCCTTCTATCTCCCCCGGGTCGATCTCTTCCGGTGCGAGATAGATGAACTCCTCAATCTGCTCACCGATATCCTGATCGATCAGCTCCCAGGAAGAGGGAATATCCATGCTAAAATTATCACCGTTATAGCTGCTTCGAGCCTCGATCGGAATGTTATAAATGGAGGCTGCTGAGAGAAAAAACAGCAGCAGGAAAAGAACCAGAATCTGACTCCGGGCTGTTAGATTCTTCAAAATGATATTTTTGATCCTATATCTGTTCATAAAAGACCTTCCCGGATTGAATTTTTTTGATCGACAGAGGTCCATTTTATCAGCCGCCGCAGTGGCTCCCGCTGACAACTTCTTCTTTTTGTCCCTGTCTTTCATGATGGATGGGGCGAGAAACCTGCCCCCATTTTTTCGCCTTTTTTTCTAAATCAGAGGCCACCGGCTCTTCGAGAACCTCTTCAGCTCCTTCATGCGTGGGATCGGCTCCGACTTTCTGCACAATTCTGCGCAGCTCTTCAGGATTATCTATGATCGGGCAGGGCCTGTAGAGATTATCGTTAAAGGGAGCTTCTTTCTGGTATTCCTCGAATAGAGGATTTTTGAGCACCTCGACCAGGGGTTTGCCCTTGATATTGTCAACTGCAAAATGTACAAAAGCGCAGGGCTCAACATCGCCGCTGGCATTAATATGGAAATATCTTCTTCCTCCGGCAATGCAGCCATCGGTAAAATGCCCATCATTCCAGAAATCGACCATAAATAGCGGATAATTGGTCCTCAGATCGGGAATGCTTTCCACCAGCTCTGAACGCTGTTCGGGAGTTATCATCAGATCCGTATTGGGATTCTTGCCGATCGGCACATAGTGAAAAAGCCAGGTGTAATATGCGCCTTTATCTATCAGGGCCTCCACAAATGAGCTTCCTTCGGTTAAGAGATGGCAGTTTTTTCTGGTAACAGTAAAGCTTGTGCCAAAAAGCACACCTCTCTCTCTGAGATGTTCCATGGCATCTTCTATTTTGCCAAAAGTACCCGATCCCCTGCGGTCATCGGTATATTCTTCAAAACCTTCCAGGCTCAAAGTGGGGCTCACATTGCCGACACTGGCGATCTTATCTGCCATCTCCTCATCTATTAAAGTACCGTTGGTGTACATCATAAAGACACAGTCCTGATGCTTTTCAAAGATATCGAATAGATGAGGATAAACCGTGGGTTCACCACCGGAGAGAACAAAAAAGTATATACCCAGTTCCTTGGCTTCTGTGATTATCCTATCTATCTCGGAAAAAGAAAGCTGTTCTGAATCCTCATACTTTCCAGCCCAGCAGCCCTCGCAGTTCAAATTGCAGGCGCTGGTGGGATCCAGAAGGATGGTATAGGGCACAGAAGCCCCCAGTTCGCTGCTCTTTTCCTTTCGATAGGAGGTCCCCAGCAGCGTAGCGTTGACAAAAAATGTTTTGGCCAGATTTTCCTGAAATTTGGGAGCCAGGTCAGTCGCCCTGTCGATATAATCGTAAATGACCGGATTTTCTTTCGTCATCGTCTCGACCTTCTCCAGGGCTCTTTGATAGGTTTCAACCTGATTGATTTTTTTAGCCAGCGTCAATATTTTGGAAAAGTTGCTCTTGGGATCCTGCCTGATATATTTTAATCCTGTATCTACAATTTTTTCAGCAGCCATCTTTTTGACCAGATCGAATGTTGAAGACATAAAAATCCTCCTTTTTAAAAAAAGGCCTAACCCCTTGCCTGTAAAAGATCTGATCTGATATTCCGGCTATCAGCAAATAATAGCCTATCTATGAGACGGATAATATATGATATATCTTGATTGATCTATTTCTTATTCGTCCCCGGCTTGATCTTCCCACTCGAAACTGCTCAGAATTCTCTGCATCTCCTTTTTGTCATCCTCCGATAGCTGGGAAAGAAATTGATCTATCAATTCTTCAGTTTCCTCCTGATGGACATCAAAACACCCCTGACCTTTCTCGGAAAGACTGACCTCTACTACCCTTCTATCCTCCTGAGATCTTTCTCTTTCCACATAATTCTGCTCATAAAGTCTGTCGAGAGTGCTGGAAATAGTTGTAAGGGGAGCGGAAACCTTATCAGCAAGATTGGAGATAGTCATCTTTTCATTACGGCCCAGTATTTCGATGATATAATGCTCCTGCAGGCTCAAATCCATCTCAATTGCTTCCGATGAGAATTTGTTCAAAAGCTCCTCCATCAGTTTTCGGAAAAACTTATGGAGGACACTCTCCCTGCTCTCCTCAGTTGTGCTCATGCTTCCACCTCCCTCGATTATTACCCGAAAAATACATTTCCTAATTCGTATTTTTATTTTATCAATCTCAGGCTAAATTGTCAAATTATTGGTGTAATTATAAAGCTTATGCTAATATTTTTCGAACCCAAAGAGGAGGCGGATTTTGAAAAAGTTATGCTTATGTTAAAAAGCTGAAAACAAGCCCCGGTCCTCTGAGAAGAGTATAACCGGGGCTGGATGCATCATTTATTCAAATTTTTAATTGATATTAGCTGACATGTTTCCTGGCTGCTATTTTTTCAAATCAGAAAATACATCCGAAATAATTTTATCCCTGTCTTCACTTCTCTCTCTGAAAGCCAGCAGAGGAGCCTCCCAGAGGAGCTCATGAGAGCCTGTGCTGCCGGTAGCATTATATATCATTTCCAGCTCGGCAGGTTCAGGAATACAATTTAGCTGGACCTTCATCTCTCTATCCCACTGACGCTTTTCATCGCAGTGACCGTGTCTTCCCAGTACAGCTATTTTATCGGAACTCTCCTGCAGAAACTCCAGCTCATCCTTTTCCTTCTTAGATAAAACCAGAAGCGGTATTTCTCTCTGCCTGGCAAGCTTTTTCAATTCCTCAACTATCAATTTTTCCCTTTCAGAACGCTTTTTGTCGCTGTTATCGCCAAACTCGATCGCTTCGAGATAATCGATTATCAGAAAATCAAAATCAGGAAAATGATCGCTGCAGAGATTTTGAATCTCAGCCACAGTTAGCTCTTCCTGATGAAATACATTGAGATTCTCGCTCTCTATCTGCTCCTGGAATTTCCTGGCGCTTTCATTGATCTTCAGCGTGTATTCATTATCTTCAGTCATTTTCTCGTCACTGCTATCCTCATCCAAAAGCCCCGAATTAGCCCTGTTATCACCATTTCTGAACAGGGGTATACCGGTATCGAGATGGATAAATCTTTTTCCCAGCTCTCCCAGATCCTCATCGAGAGTCAGAAAGAGGATACTATCCTCGTGGTTCAACATGCGCTGATGAGCTAAATTTACGGCGAGAGAAGTTTTTCCTACGTGGGCTGGGCCGGCCAACAGAGTGATTTCTCCGGGAGCTATTAATTCAAACTTCTTATCGAGATGCTCATATCCAGTATCCATGATATTATACCTCCATTAACATTGATCCTGGCCTTTAAAAGGCATCAGGCAGATTTCTTTTTATATGCCTCCAGCCCGACAAATACACCGGCAAACGGACTTTCCGGAAACCAGAATGACTGAGGAGGATAGTATTGTTGCAAACTGTTCTTAACAATAATTATACCCTTATTTAGATATTTTTGCAAACATTATTTTCAAAGTTAAATCGCGCTTAGGACTCCTCTGTCGAAATTAACAGTCCTAATACAGCTGTATATAGGCGTTTTTCAGGATATTTCCAACTAAAAAAAACCGAGGCAAAGGCCTCGGAATGGTGTAGGGTAATAAATTTTCAGGGAGATGGTACCCTAACAGCAGCATACAGGAGGAGTGTTAAGTGTTCGACCAATTAGTACCGGTCAGCTCAATGTGTTGCCACACTTACACCACCGGCCTATCGACCTGGTAGTCTTCCAGGGGTCTTAGCTCTTATGAGCGGGATACCTAATCTCAAAGGAGGTTTCGCGCTTAGATGCTTTCAGCGCTTATCCCTGCCACACGTAGCTATCCAGCTTGCCCCTGGCGGAACAGCTGGTACACCAGCGGTGTGTCCATCCCGGTCCTCTCGTACTGGGGACAGCTCTTTTCAGGTATCCTGCGCCCGCGACGGATAGGGACCGAACTGTCTCACGACGTTCTGAACCCAGCTCGCGTGCCGCTTTAATGGGCGAACAGCCCAACCCTTGGGACCTGCTTCAGCCCCAGGATGCGACGAGCCGACATCGAGGTGCCAAACCTCCCCGTCGATGTGAACTCTTGGGGGAGATAAGCCTGTTATCCCCGGGGTAACTTTTATCCGTTGAGCGACGGCAATTCCACGCTATACCGCCGGATCACTAAGCCCTGCTTTCGCACCTGCTTGACCTGTATGTCTCGCAGTTAAGCCCCCTTATGCCTTTACACTCTTCTCGTGCGATTTCCATCCGCACTGAGGGGACCTTTGGGCGACTCCGTTACAATTTGGGAGTCGACCGCCCCAGTCAAACTGCCCGCCTGACAATGTCCTGTGACCGGATTTACGGCCGCCAGTTAGACTCCCGGTATCGGAAGGGTGGTATCCCACGGGCGGCTCCACCGGAGCTGGCGCTCCGATTTCCATGCCTCCCACCTATTCTGTACATCCGATGCCAGAAGCCAATATCAGGCTGCAGTAAAGCTCCACGGGGTCTTTCCGTCCTGTCGCGGGTAGCCTGTTTCTTCACAGGCACCACAATTTCACCGAGTCCCTGGTTGAGACAGCGCTCCCCTCGTTACGCCATTCGTGCGGGTCGGAACTTACCCGACAAGGAATTTCGCTACCTTAGGACCGTTATAGTTACGGCCGCCGTTCACTGGGGCTTAGGTTCTAGCCTTCGCACAGCCTAAATTGGCCGTGCTAAGCTTTCCCCTTGACCTTCCAGCACCGGGCAGGCGTCAGCCCCTATACATCGACTTCCGTCTTAGCAGAGACCTGTGTTTTTGATAAACAGTCGGAGGAGCCTGTGTCGCTGCAGCCGCTTTCAGCTTCAACCGTAAAGGCCTACACCTACTCGCGGCACCCCTTCTCCCGAAGTTACGGGGCCATTTTGCCGAATTCCTTAACCAGAGTTCTCTCGCGCGCCTTGGGATTCTCTCCCTGCCCACCTGTGTCGGTTTGCGGTACGGGCGCCATAAGACTTGCTAGCGGGTTTTCTTGACAGTTAGGGATCAACCGCTTCACCCCCGAAGGGGCTACTCATCACGCCTCAGCGTCGACAGCACGGATTTTCCTATGCTGTCTGCCTACACGCTTATGCAGAGCTCCATCTCTCTGTGGGTCTACCCCTCTGTGTAACCGCTTCACTCAAACGCCTTACGGCGGCACAGGAATATTAACCTGTTGTCCATCACCTACGCCTTTCGGCCTCGGCTTAGGACCCGGCTAACCCTGAGCGGACGAGCCTTCCTCAGGAAACCTTGGGCTTTGGGCGAAAAGGATTCTCACCTTTTTTATCGTTACTCATGCCAGCATTCTCGCTTCCGTACAGTCCACTGCTCCTTGCGGTACAGCTTCAATCCGTACGGAACGCTCTCCCTACCGCCAGTGGATGAAAATCCACTGACCCGCAGTTTCGGTGGCAGACTTTAGCCCCGATACATTTTCGGCGCGAAGTCACTCGACTAGTGAGCTGTTACGCACTCTTTAAATGAGTGGCGGCTTCTAGGCCAACATCCTAGCTGTCTTCGCGACCTCACATCCTTTTCCACTTAGTCTGCACTTGGGGACCTTAACTGGCGGTCTGGGTTGTTTCCCTCTTGACTGCGGAGCTTATCCCCCGCAATCTGACTCCCGCCAAAAATCTCTGTAGGCTTCGGAGTTTGAATGGATTCGGTAGCCTTATTTGGCCCCTAGTCCAATCAGTGCTCTACACCCACAAAGTCTTGACGAGGCTAGCCCGAAAGCTATTTCGGGGAGAACCAGCTATGGCCGGGTTCGATTGGCCTTTCACCCCTATCCACAGCTCATCCCATGGCTTTTCAACGCCAATGGGTTCGGGCCTCCACGAGGTGTTACCCCCGCTTCACCCTGTCCATGGATAGATCACCCGGTTTCGGGTCTGCGCCGTGCAACTTACGCCCTCTTCAGACTTGCTTTCGCTGCGGCTTCGCCTGTTGCGGCTTGACCTTAACGCTGCACAACGCAACTCGCTGGCCCGTGCTGCAAAAAGTACGCGGTCA from Halarsenatibacter silvermanii harbors:
- a CDS encoding valine--tRNA ligase — its product is MKLSEQLPKTYNPHQVEEKWYEFWEKEGYFTPEADEDKTPFTIMMPPPNVTGELHLGHALDSTLQDIIIRWRRMQGYNTLWLPGTDHASIATEVKVVEQIREEGLSKEQIGREKFLDKAWDWTEEYGGKITDQIRKLGASCDWTRERFTLDEGCSKAVREAFVRLYEDGLIYRGDYIVNWCPDCETSLSDLEVEHEEETGKLYYIRYPFADDSGYITVATTRPETMLGDTAVAVDPDDERYQQHTGKTVILPLMERPIPIIKDEFVDSDFGTGMVKVTPAHDPNDFEIGERHDLEKIQVIDYQGFMSAEAGEYVGLSRQECREQVIEDLKEADLLEKVEDHEHAVGHCYRCDEIVEPMISKQWFVEMEPLAEPAIEAVKEGEVNFVPERFERVYMNWMENIEDWCISRQLWWGHRIPVWYCQDCGAENVAREEPENCSECGSENLEQEEDVLDTWFSSGLWPFSTLGWPGETEDLEYFYPTEVLVTGRDIIFFWVARMIFTGIYNMDEPPFSNVYVHGLILASDGRKMSKSLGTGIDPLDVIEDYGADTLRFMLITGSTPGNDRRFREERLEASRNFANKIWNASRFMLMNLEEDTPKSLPEDSEKISPASRWMLHRFNEIVDDINTNMEKFLFGEVSQTLYDFIWGEFCDWYLELIKPHLYDAEDEKEKQTALRTGQYLLGEILKLLHPVMPFITEEIWQKLPGSEGSIMLQDWPKIRGECFDVEACENMQILQEVIRSIRNIRNEMNVDPGRGIKALFSAGDEYQDILENGRDYIAELAGVDEIQIAGEFAERPEKAATAVVREIEIILPLEEMINIDQEIARLEKEKSEVEAEIERARGKLANDDFVEKAPDEIVQEERDKLEEYRQEMEQIKARIDELEG
- a CDS encoding DcrB-related protein, with product MNRYRIKNIILKNLTARSQILVLFLLLFFLSAASIYNIPIEARSSYNGDNFSMDIPSSWELIDQDIGEQIEEFIYLAPEEIDPGEIEGYRHTASVNVAVERLAAEFTAEEYADIIIKDVESRIDDFELIARENVELAGEAGIKVRYRGQMNDDESLVWQEWMIVENDEQAITLTYTAVEQLFDDYYGEVQSIADSLKIEN
- a CDS encoding radical SAM protein — its product is MSSTFDLVKKMAAEKIVDTGLKYIRQDPKSNFSKILTLAKKINQVETYQRALEKVETMTKENPVIYDYIDRATDLAPKFQENLAKTFFVNATLLGTSYRKEKSSELGASVPYTILLDPTSACNLNCEGCWAGKYEDSEQLSFSEIDRIITEAKELGIYFFVLSGGEPTVYPHLFDIFEKHQDCVFMMYTNGTLIDEEMADKIASVGNVSPTLSLEGFEEYTDDRRGSGTFGKIEDAMEHLRERGVLFGTSFTVTRKNCHLLTEGSSFVEALIDKGAYYTWLFHYVPIGKNPNTDLMITPEQRSELVESIPDLRTNYPLFMVDFWNDGHFTDGCIAGGRRYFHINASGDVEPCAFVHFAVDNIKGKPLVEVLKNPLFEEYQKEAPFNDNLYRPCPIIDNPEELRRIVQKVGADPTHEGAEEVLEEPVASDLEKKAKKWGQVSRPIHHERQGQKEEVVSGSHCGG
- a CDS encoding MarR family winged helix-turn-helix transcriptional regulator → MSTTEESRESVLHKFFRKLMEELLNKFSSEAIEMDLSLQEHYIIEILGRNEKMTISNLADKVSAPLTTISSTLDRLYEQNYVERERSQEDRRVVEVSLSEKGQGCFDVHQEETEELIDQFLSQLSEDDKKEMQRILSSFEWEDQAGDE
- a CDS encoding DnaB-like helicase C-terminal domain-containing protein, whose amino-acid sequence is MDTGYEHLDKKFELIAPGEITLLAGPAHVGKTSLAVNLAHQRMLNHEDSILFLTLDEDLGELGKRFIHLDTGIPLFRNGDNRANSGLLDEDSSDEKMTEDNEYTLKINESARKFQEQIESENLNVFHQEELTVAEIQNLCSDHFPDFDFLIIDYLEAIEFGDNSDKKRSEREKLIVEELKKLARQREIPLLVLSKKEKDELEFLQESSDKIAVLGRHGHCDEKRQWDREMKVQLNCIPEPAELEMIYNATGSTGSHELLWEAPLLAFRERSEDRDKIISDVFSDLKK